Proteins from a genomic interval of Lolium perenne isolate Kyuss_39 chromosome 1, Kyuss_2.0, whole genome shotgun sequence:
- the LOC127325755 gene encoding probable serine/threonine-protein kinase PBL25 produces the protein MKCFPCFKPEKKMPSRRMERGEVPPANAAVSTRSGAPLEKSESNEPSSTSPKHTQSSENRSNSEPAENSAMAKTAKAFTFRELATATKNFRFDCLVGEGGFGRVYKGQLENGQVVAVKQLDLNGFQGNREFLVEVLMLSLLHHPNLVSLVGYCADGDQRLLVYEYMALGSLADHLLDTTADQIPLSWYRRMKIAHGTAKGLEYLHEKANPPVIYRDLKSPNILLDEEYNPKLSDFGLAKLGPVGGKTHISTRVMGTYGYCAPEYIRTGQLTIKTDVYSFGVFLLELITGKRAVDSNRPANEQILVNWAKPMIRDRRRYHELVDPLLRGEYPEKDLSQAVGVAAMCLQEEDTVRPYMSDAVVALGFLAEVPAGCEEKPSAVLQKKQVEDPSLTNSTKQDESTFDRQRVVAEAIEWGAMRQKQKAQNQGKATDSQCIIEPTEANRV, from the exons ATGAAATGCTTTCCATGTTTCAAGCCTGAGAAGAAGATGCCGTCAAGGAGGATGGAGCGAGGGGAAGTCCCGCCTGCGAATGCCGCCGTCTCGACGCGATCCGGAGCGCCCCTCGAGAAATCTG AGTCGAACGAGCCATCATCCACATCACCAAAACACACGCAATCATCTGAAAATAGATCAAACAGTGAACCTGCCGAAAATTCTGCCATGGCCAAAACTGCAAAAGCATTCACATTCCGTGAGCTGGCAACAGCCACCAAGAACTTCCGGTTCGACTGCCTTGTGGGAGAGGGGGGCTTTGGCAGGGTCTATAAGGGACAGCTTGAAAATGGCCAG GTTGTAGCTGTCAAACAACTAGACCTGAATGGATTTCAAGGCAACAGAGAGTTCCTAGTTGAAGTCTTGATGCTCAGCTTATTGCACCATCCAAACCTAGTCAGCTTGGTAGGTTATTGCGCAGATGGAGATCAAAGGCTACTGGTGTATGAGTACATGGCCCTTGGTTCACTTGCAGACCACCTGCTTG atACTACTGCTGATCAAATACCACTAAGTTGGTACAGAAGGATGAAAATAGCCCATGGAACAGCTAAGGGCCTTGAATACCTCCATGAGAAGGCAAATCCTCCAGTCATCTACCGGGATCTCAAGTCCCCCAACATCCTTCTTGATGAGGAATACAACCCTAAACTCTCAGACTTCGGTCTCGCAAAGCTCGGACCTGTTGGGGGAAAGACACACATCTCAACTCGGGTGATGGGCACATATGGTTATTGTGCTCCAGAATACATACGAACAGGACAGCTAACTATCAAGACTGATGTGTACAGTTTTGGGGTATTCCTGCTTGAGTTGATTACAGGAAAAAGAGCAGTTGATTCCAATAGACCAGCAAATGAACAAATCTTGGTTAACTGG GCAAAGCCCATGATCAGAGATAGGAGGAGGTACCATGAGCTAGTAGACCCTCTTCTTAGAGGTGAATACCCAGAAAAAGATTTGAGCCAGGCTGTGGGCGTGGCAGCAATGTGCCTACAGGAGGAAGACACTGTGCGGCCATACATGAGTGATGCTGTTGTAGCATTGGGATTCCTCGCAGAAGTGCCTGCTGGCTGTGAAGAGAAACCTAGTGCTGTGCTCCAAAAGAAACAGGTTGAAGATCCCTCATTAACGAATAGTACTAAGCAAGATGAGAGCACATTTGATCGCCAACGAGTTGTTGCTGAAGCCATCGAGTGGGGTGCCATGAGGCAGAAACAGAAAGCTCAAAATCAAGGGAAGGCAACTGATTCCCAATGCATTATAGAACCTACCGAAGCCAACAGAGTGTAA